One Desmodus rotundus isolate HL8 chromosome 4, HLdesRot8A.1, whole genome shotgun sequence DNA segment encodes these proteins:
- the IFIT3 gene encoding interferon-induced protein with tetratricopeptide repeats 3 isoform X2, with the protein MSEVSKNSLEKILPQLKCHFTWDLFKEESVSSDLEDRVCNQIEFLNTEFKATMYNLLAYIKQHRGQNEAALECLQKAEEVIQREHADQAEIRSLVTWGNYAWVYYHMGRLSEAQVYADKVKQVCEKYSNRYSIECPELDSEEGWTLLRCGGKQNERAKVYFEKALEKKPNNPEFSAGLAIAMYRLDEKPPKQFSVSVLKQAIELSPDNQYVKVLLALKLQKINKEAEGEPLVGEALEKAPRQTDVLRSAAKFYKKKGDLDKAIELFQKALESLPDNSYICHQIACCYRAKEKQIQNAEDSEADKNREKIEELRKYARDYSNKAIEKGLNPIYAYSDLTELETEERFETTFREAERKQFHQGYSNFRDYQGKSEDTSVLHHLNVLTINTQSTEKEKVKYQPQNGAENQLPQNAPNYWYLQGLTHKMNGDLQQAAECFERELGRLLKNSPSGISSFFLPASELEEGRAEVGQGTDSSPPSELPDPGAETEKRERKGEEEAWNGHEGKKDGKAGVPQSELAD; encoded by the exons ATGAG TGAGGTCAGCAAGAACTCGCTGGAGAAAATCCTTCCACAGCTGAAATGCCATTTCACgtgggacttatttaaggaagaaaGTGTCTCATCTGATCTAGAAGATAGAGTGTGTAACCAGATTGAGTTTTTAAACACTGAGTTCAAAGCTACAATGTACAACCTGTTGGCCTACATAAAACAACACAGAGGTCAAAACGAGGCCGCTCTGGAGTGCTTACAGAAAGCCGAAGAGGTAATCCAGCGAGAGCACGCTGACCAAGCAGAAATCCGAAGTCTGGTCACCTGGGGAAACTACGCCTGGGTCTACTATCACATGGGCAGGCTCTCAGAAGCTCAGGTGTATGCAGACAAGGTCAAACAGGTGTGTGAGAAGTATTCCAATCGTTACAGTATTGAGTGTCCTGAGCTTGACTCTGAAGAAGGGTGGACACTGCTGAGGTGTGgaggaaagcaaaatgaaagggCGAAGGTGTATTTCGAAAAGGCTCTGGAAAAGAAACCGAACAACCCAGAATTCTCCGCTGGGCTGGCAATCGCAATGTACCGTCTGGATGAGAAACCACCAAAGCAGTTCTCTGTCAGTGTTCTCAAGCAGGCCATTGAGCTCAGTCCTGACAATCAGTATGTCAAAGTTCTCTTGGCCCTGAAATtgcaaaagataaataaagaagCTGAAGGAGAGCCATTGGTGGGAGAGGCCCTGGAGAAAGCCCCTCGCCAAACAGATGTCCTCCGCAGTGCAgccaaattttacaaaaaaaagggTGATCTAGACAAAGCTATTGAGCTGTTTCAAAAGGCGTTGGAATCCTTGCCAGACAACAGCTACATCTGTCACCAGATCGCATGCTGCTAtagagcaaaagagaaacaaattcagAACGCAGAGGACTCAGAAGCTGATAAAAATAGAGAGAAGATTGAAGAACTAAGAAAATATGCTAGGGACTATTCAAATAAAGCTATTGAAAAGGGACTAAATCCTATATATGCATATTCTGACCTCACTGAGCTGGAAACAGAAGAACGTTTTGAGACAACTTTCCGAGAGGCTGAGAGGAAACAATTCCATCAGGGCTATTCCAACTTTCGAGATTATCAGGGGAAGTCTGAAGACACTTCTGTCCTACATCATTTAAATGTTTTGACCATAAACACACAATCAACCGAGAAGGAAAAGGTGAAGTACCAGCCGCAGAATGGAGCCGAAAATCAGCTTCCACAAAATGCACCAAATTATTGGTATCTCCAAGGATTAACTCACAAGATGAATGGAGATCTGCAGCAAGCAGCCGAGTGCTTTGAGAGGGAACTGGGCCGCCTGTTGAAGAACAGCCCTTCAGGCATAAGCAGTTTTTTCCTGCCAGCATCGGAGCTTGAAGAAGGCCGGGCAGAAGTGGGCCAGGGCACAGACAGCTCCCCTCCCAGTGAGCTCCCCGACCCCGGAGCTGaaacagagaagagggaaaggaaaggagaggaagaagcctGGAACGGCCATGAGGGGAAGAAGGATGGGAAGGCAGGAGTTCCCCAATCTGAGCTTGCTGACTGA
- the IFIT3 gene encoding interferon-induced protein with tetratricopeptide repeats 3 isoform X1, translating to MSEVSKNSLEKILPQLKCHFTWDLFKEESVSSDLEDRVCNQIEFLNTEFKATMYNLLAYIKQHRGQNEAALECLQKAEEVIQREHADQAEIRSLVTWGNYAWVYYHMGRLSEAQVYADKVKQVCEKYSNRYSIECPELDSEEGWTLLRCGGKQNERAKVYFEKALEKKPNNPEFSAGLAIAMYRLDEKPPKQFSVSVLKQAIELSPDNQYVKVLLALKLQKINKEAEGEPLVGEALEKAPRQTDVLRSAAKFYKKKGDLDKAIELFQKALESLPDNSYICHQIACCYRAKEKQIQNAEDSEADKNREKIEELRKYARDYSNKAIEKGLNPIYAYSDLTELETEERFETTFREAERKQFHQGYSNFRDYQGKSEDTSVLHHLNVLTINTQSTEKEKVKYQPQNGAENQLPQNAPNYWYLQGLTHKMNGDLQQAAECFERELGRLLKNSPSGISSFFLPASELEEGRAEVGQGTDSSPPSELPDPGAETEKRERKGEEEAWNGHEGKKDGKAGVPQSELAD from the coding sequence TGAGGTCAGCAAGAACTCGCTGGAGAAAATCCTTCCACAGCTGAAATGCCATTTCACgtgggacttatttaaggaagaaaGTGTCTCATCTGATCTAGAAGATAGAGTGTGTAACCAGATTGAGTTTTTAAACACTGAGTTCAAAGCTACAATGTACAACCTGTTGGCCTACATAAAACAACACAGAGGTCAAAACGAGGCCGCTCTGGAGTGCTTACAGAAAGCCGAAGAGGTAATCCAGCGAGAGCACGCTGACCAAGCAGAAATCCGAAGTCTGGTCACCTGGGGAAACTACGCCTGGGTCTACTATCACATGGGCAGGCTCTCAGAAGCTCAGGTGTATGCAGACAAGGTCAAACAGGTGTGTGAGAAGTATTCCAATCGTTACAGTATTGAGTGTCCTGAGCTTGACTCTGAAGAAGGGTGGACACTGCTGAGGTGTGgaggaaagcaaaatgaaagggCGAAGGTGTATTTCGAAAAGGCTCTGGAAAAGAAACCGAACAACCCAGAATTCTCCGCTGGGCTGGCAATCGCAATGTACCGTCTGGATGAGAAACCACCAAAGCAGTTCTCTGTCAGTGTTCTCAAGCAGGCCATTGAGCTCAGTCCTGACAATCAGTATGTCAAAGTTCTCTTGGCCCTGAAATtgcaaaagataaataaagaagCTGAAGGAGAGCCATTGGTGGGAGAGGCCCTGGAGAAAGCCCCTCGCCAAACAGATGTCCTCCGCAGTGCAgccaaattttacaaaaaaaagggTGATCTAGACAAAGCTATTGAGCTGTTTCAAAAGGCGTTGGAATCCTTGCCAGACAACAGCTACATCTGTCACCAGATCGCATGCTGCTAtagagcaaaagagaaacaaattcagAACGCAGAGGACTCAGAAGCTGATAAAAATAGAGAGAAGATTGAAGAACTAAGAAAATATGCTAGGGACTATTCAAATAAAGCTATTGAAAAGGGACTAAATCCTATATATGCATATTCTGACCTCACTGAGCTGGAAACAGAAGAACGTTTTGAGACAACTTTCCGAGAGGCTGAGAGGAAACAATTCCATCAGGGCTATTCCAACTTTCGAGATTATCAGGGGAAGTCTGAAGACACTTCTGTCCTACATCATTTAAATGTTTTGACCATAAACACACAATCAACCGAGAAGGAAAAGGTGAAGTACCAGCCGCAGAATGGAGCCGAAAATCAGCTTCCACAAAATGCACCAAATTATTGGTATCTCCAAGGATTAACTCACAAGATGAATGGAGATCTGCAGCAAGCAGCCGAGTGCTTTGAGAGGGAACTGGGCCGCCTGTTGAAGAACAGCCCTTCAGGCATAAGCAGTTTTTTCCTGCCAGCATCGGAGCTTGAAGAAGGCCGGGCAGAAGTGGGCCAGGGCACAGACAGCTCCCCTCCCAGTGAGCTCCCCGACCCCGGAGCTGaaacagagaagagggaaaggaaaggagaggaagaagcctGGAACGGCCATGAGGGGAAGAAGGATGGGAAGGCAGGAGTTCCCCAATCTGAGCTTGCTGACTGA